One segment of Metallosphaera cuprina Ar-4 DNA contains the following:
- a CDS encoding MFS transporter, with the protein MWSALTFGVANGPLSTLVTLNIIDLGGGPLMVAYAITLANVVLIPASIIWGFLADRVDRRKIILAGFGLSTLFLALGSQSVNIPEVDLAYTGFSFFSTAYSTPMNLIIMESTEKRKWASSFSLLSMLSSIGNLIGLILSTFLVLIIRITQIYAVLALFSIVSFVLSLAYTPKSVMLERTSMLHSIESFAVRLKMLPLIFLHLPRLTSFKMFRLSRLTKKPINYVPLLYIAIAIFYTASGLFNTLYPASLYNEGLDKSLVLAIITLGMLFQIFTFNFTGHYLENKDERETSFRALILRGSGYIVMGISLMMPITALILGFVFYPLSAGIAYSLFYAASNTLIFKVVGGRRQGTTLGVYSTLVGISLFLGSLLSGFISKSIGYAGNFIIAGVLLYLSASIFKYLEEG; encoded by the coding sequence ATGTGGTCGGCCCTAACTTTCGGAGTCGCTAACGGCCCCTTGTCAACGTTAGTGACTTTAAACATCATAGACCTAGGAGGAGGTCCTTTAATGGTCGCCTACGCAATAACTTTAGCAAACGTAGTTTTGATACCAGCTTCAATAATTTGGGGATTTTTAGCTGATAGGGTTGATAGAAGGAAAATAATACTGGCTGGTTTTGGCCTAAGTACCCTGTTTCTAGCACTCGGATCGCAAAGCGTGAATATTCCTGAGGTCGATTTAGCATACACTGGGTTTTCCTTCTTCTCTACTGCCTATAGTACCCCGATGAACTTGATCATCATGGAATCGACCGAGAAGAGAAAGTGGGCTTCCAGTTTCTCTTTACTTTCTATGCTCTCCTCAATAGGTAACCTCATTGGATTAATACTCTCGACATTTCTTGTATTAATAATTAGAATTACCCAAATTTATGCAGTCTTGGCCCTTTTCTCAATAGTCTCATTCGTCCTGTCTTTGGCTTACACCCCTAAGTCAGTTATGCTTGAAAGGACATCGATGTTGCACAGCATTGAGTCTTTTGCGGTAAGGTTAAAGATGCTTCCTTTGATTTTCCTCCATTTACCTAGGCTGACCTCCTTTAAGATGTTTAGATTGAGCAGACTAACTAAGAAACCTATAAATTACGTTCCTTTACTTTATATAGCTATTGCAATATTTTACACTGCTAGTGGATTATTCAATACATTATACCCGGCTAGTTTATATAACGAGGGTCTAGACAAGAGCTTAGTGTTAGCCATAATAACGTTGGGAATGCTCTTTCAGATATTTACTTTCAATTTTACAGGTCATTATCTGGAGAATAAAGACGAGAGGGAGACGTCTTTCAGAGCGCTAATTCTCAGAGGAAGCGGTTACATTGTCATGGGAATCTCATTAATGATGCCTATTACGGCATTAATATTAGGTTTCGTCTTCTACCCGCTATCAGCTGGGATTGCCTACTCATTATTTTACGCTGCGTCTAACACGCTAATTTTCAAGGTAGTTGGAGGGAGGAGACAAGGAACCACTCTAGGAGTTTACAGTACTTTAGTTGGCATATCGCTCTTTTTAGGTTCACTACTCTCAGGTTTCATTTCTAAGTCCATAGGGTATGCAGGTAATTTCATAATAGCGGGAGTATTACTATATTTGTCAGCCTCAATTTTCAAATACCTAGAAGAAGGATAA
- a CDS encoding sulfurtransferase TusA family protein, producing MSSEKGQEFVLDVRGEECPIPEMKAAKELQKISSGRLVVLTDHEPAIDVTLPSLCKSLGLRYDVVKEGEFVKFVIYKDHTLSKIEEVEGVSDTERITLNSLSIREKISDPTILMSFVPQIKAVDSVAPGSYIIHMKWFISWETPLFVTYNPLPRGDIVYYTAYQKLPLTRISFGWRFVLNRLGKEVTLDITEWYKGPFSGQAKKSIRKHLEKAKVTLPKVIT from the coding sequence TTGTCATCCGAGAAAGGTCAGGAGTTCGTTTTAGACGTGAGGGGGGAGGAGTGCCCAATTCCTGAAATGAAGGCTGCAAAAGAGTTGCAGAAGATCTCTTCGGGCAGGCTCGTGGTGCTTACTGATCACGAACCTGCAATAGACGTTACCCTCCCTTCTCTTTGTAAGTCTTTAGGACTGAGATATGATGTTGTGAAGGAGGGAGAATTTGTAAAATTCGTAATCTATAAAGATCATACCCTTTCTAAGATCGAAGAGGTTGAAGGTGTGAGCGATACAGAAAGGATAACGTTGAACTCACTCTCAATTAGAGAAAAGATATCTGATCCAACGATACTTATGTCTTTCGTTCCACAAATTAAGGCGGTGGATAGCGTGGCTCCAGGGAGTTACATCATACACATGAAATGGTTCATCAGTTGGGAAACTCCTTTATTTGTGACATACAATCCGCTACCTAGGGGAGATATAGTTTACTATACAGCTTATCAGAAGCTTCCTCTCACAAGGATAAGTTTTGGATGGAGATTCGTTCTGAACAGATTAGGAAAAGAGGTAACCCTGGACATTACTGAGTGGTATAAGGGACCTTTCTCAGGGCAGGCCAAAAAGTCAATAAGGAAACACCTGGAGAAGGCTAAGGTCACACTGCCTAAAGTGATCACTTAG